In one Natronosalvus amylolyticus genomic region, the following are encoded:
- a CDS encoding threonine aldolase family protein: MIDLRSDTVTTPDEAMRTASAEAAVGDDVYGEDPTVNKLEARAAELVGKEAALYVPTGTMGNQIAIREHTERGQELIADRESHVVKWELGGIAQHANVQVRMVDGERGLPTPEQVDAGYVAEDLHRPGTGLLCLENTHNARGGLAIDPERVAATATAAHAHGVPVHLDGARVFNAATALEVDVTDITEHVDSVMFCLSKGLGAPVGSILAGSEDFIEGARRTRKLFGGGMRQVGIIAGPGLEALENQTDLATDHENARELADGLADIAGLTVDTPETNIVVIDVAGTGFDVDTVLERLRGEGVLATPFGPTTIRCCTHRDVSRDDITAALEGVRRALE, encoded by the coding sequence ATGATAGACCTGCGTTCGGACACGGTGACGACCCCAGACGAAGCCATGCGAACCGCCAGCGCCGAAGCCGCCGTCGGTGACGACGTCTACGGAGAGGACCCGACCGTGAACAAACTCGAGGCCCGCGCGGCCGAACTCGTCGGCAAAGAAGCGGCGCTGTACGTCCCCACGGGGACGATGGGCAACCAGATCGCGATTCGCGAGCACACCGAGCGCGGCCAGGAACTCATCGCCGACCGCGAGAGCCACGTCGTCAAGTGGGAACTCGGCGGCATCGCCCAGCACGCCAACGTACAGGTGCGGATGGTCGACGGCGAGCGCGGATTGCCGACTCCCGAACAGGTCGACGCTGGCTACGTGGCCGAGGACCTCCACCGGCCCGGCACCGGACTGCTCTGTCTCGAGAACACCCACAACGCCCGTGGCGGCCTGGCTATCGACCCCGAACGAGTGGCGGCGACCGCGACGGCCGCCCACGCCCACGGCGTTCCCGTTCACCTCGACGGTGCACGGGTGTTCAACGCGGCCACAGCCCTCGAGGTCGACGTCACCGACATCACCGAGCACGTCGATTCCGTCATGTTCTGTCTCTCGAAAGGACTCGGCGCGCCCGTCGGGTCGATACTCGCTGGCTCCGAAGACTTCATCGAAGGCGCCCGGCGAACGCGAAAGCTCTTCGGCGGCGGCATGCGCCAGGTCGGCATCATCGCCGGGCCCGGACTCGAGGCCCTCGAGAACCAAACTGACCTCGCGACCGATCACGAAAACGCTCGCGAACTGGCAGACGGACTGGCCGACATAGCGGGTCTCACCGTCGACACCCCGGAGACCAATATCGTCGTCATCGACGTGGCGGGAACCGGTTTCGACGTCGACACCGTCCTCGAGCGACTGCGCGGTGAAGGCGTCCTCGCGACGCCGTTCGGCCCGACCACGATTCGATGTTGTACCCATCGAGACGTCTCTCGAGACGATATTACGGCCGCACTCGAGGGTGTGCGGCGAGCGCTCGAGTGA
- a CDS encoding DUF7344 domain-containing protein encodes MAQPLGDGELSRDKIFQTLSNRRRRLTLQYLSQNRGTVVRLRDLSEWVAATENEISPSEVTYKQRKRVYTSLYQSHLPVLKRDGIVAYDKSRGTVSLTDTHSLFETYLERDDPAAFSWGTYWLGLGLTVALVAIAFWFGLVPQSVTVATVVLASTAAVLVVSALLYTRADGDLFSP; translated from the coding sequence ATGGCGCAGCCGTTGGGGGACGGCGAGCTGTCCAGAGACAAGATATTTCAGACGCTATCGAATCGTCGACGACGGCTGACGTTGCAGTATCTGAGCCAGAATCGGGGTACCGTTGTTCGGCTGCGTGATCTCTCGGAGTGGGTCGCAGCGACGGAGAACGAGATTTCACCGTCGGAAGTCACGTACAAACAACGCAAGCGGGTGTACACCTCGCTGTATCAATCACACTTGCCGGTGCTCAAACGTGACGGAATCGTTGCCTACGATAAATCGAGGGGGACAGTTAGTCTGACAGATACGCACAGTCTCTTCGAGACCTACCTCGAGCGCGATGACCCAGCGGCGTTTTCCTGGGGAACGTACTGGCTCGGTCTGGGGCTGACTGTGGCACTGGTCGCCATCGCGTTCTGGTTCGGTCTGGTGCCTCAATCGGTCACAGTAGCCACGGTGGTACTCGCGTCCACGGCTGCCGTGCTGGTGGTGTCGGCATTGCTATATACTCGCGCGGACGGCGACCTATTCTCCCCATAA